The proteins below come from a single Triticum aestivum cultivar Chinese Spring chromosome 5D, IWGSC CS RefSeq v2.1, whole genome shotgun sequence genomic window:
- the LOC123122314 gene encoding probable inactive purple acid phosphatase 29 isoform X1, with the protein MARLGLRRFPPLMLLLLLLFTLVVAEVAAGKGKKRGDGGGGLRFRREGGTFKVLQVADMHYADGRSTGCEDVLPEQVAGCSDLNTTAFLYRVIRAEDPDLVVFTGDNIFGADSTDAAKSMDAAIAPAITMNLRWAAVLGNHDQEGTLSREGVMRHLVGMKNTLSRFNPEGVEIDGFGNYNLEVGGVEGTLLANKSVLNLYFLDSGDRSTVWWIPGYGWIKASQQAWFKQTSLSLQKNYRNEEPRQKEPAPALAYFHIPLPEFSSFTASDFTGVKQESISSPSINSGFFTTMVEAGDVKAAFIGHDHINDFCGKLTGIQLCYAGGLGYHAYGKAGWSRRARVVSVQLEKTVSGEWQGVKSIKTWKRLDDQHLTTIDSEVLWNRGSNGRRRKDHDRS; encoded by the exons ATGGCCCGCCTCGGCCTCCGGCGCTTTCCGCCGCTGAtgctcctcctcctactcctcttcaccctcgtcgtcgcggaggtggcggcggggaaggggaagaagaggggcgacggcggcggcgggctgcggTTCCGGCGGGAGGGCGGCACGTTCAAGGTGCTGCAGGTGGCGGACATGCACTACGCGGACGGGCGGAGCACCGGGTGCGAGGACGTGCTGCCCGAGCAGGTCGCCGGCTGCTCCGACCTCAACACCACCGCCTTCCTCTACCGCGTCATCCGCGCCGAGGACCCCGACCTCGTCGTCTTCACAG GCGATAACATTTTTGGCGCGGATTCAACCGACGCGGCCAAGTCGATGGACGCGGCCATCGCTCCGGCCATCACCATGAACCTTCGCTGGGCTGCTGTGCTCGGTAACCATGACCAGGAGGGCACCCTGTCGCGGGAGGGTGTGATGCGCCACCTTGTAGGCATGAAGAACACCCTGTCACGCTTCAACCCTGAAGGAGTAGAGATCGACGGCTTCGGAAATTATAACCTCGAAGTTGGTGGGGTTGAAGGAACACTGCTGGCTAACAAATCAGTGCTCAACCTTTATTTTCTCGACAGTGGTGACCGTTCTACTGTATGGTGGATCCCTGGTTATGGTTGGATCAAGGCTTCACAGCAAGCTTGGTTCAAGCAAACCTCTTTGAGTCTGCAG AAAAACTACAGGAATGAAGAACCTAGACAGAAGGAGCCGGCACCTGCTCTTGCATACTTCCACATTCCATTGCCGGAGTTCAGCAGTTTCACAGCATCCGATTTCACAGGAGTGAAGCAGGAGAGTATCAGCTCGCCATCAATCAACTCCGGTTTCTTTACCACGATGGTGGAAGCCGGAGATGTGAAGGCTGCCTTCATAGGACATGATCACATAAATGACTTCTGCGGGAAGCTCACCGGTATTCAGCTCTGCTATGCCGGTGGCTTGGGTTACCACGCGTATGGGAAGGCCGGGTGGTCGAGGAGAGCAAGAGTGGTGTCTGTGCAGCTTGAGAAGACAGTGAGCGGCGAGTGGCAAGGCGTGAAATCTATCAAGACATGGAAGAGGCTTGATGACCAACATCTGACCACGATTGACTCCGAGGTTCTTTGGAACAGAGGCTCTAATG GGAGGCGCAGGAAGGATCATGACAGAAGCTGA
- the LOC123122314 gene encoding probable inactive purple acid phosphatase 29 isoform X2, which produces MARLGLRRFPPLMLLLLLLFTLVVAEVAAGKGKKRGDGGGGLRFRREGGTFKVLQVADMHYADGRSTGCEDVLPEQVAGCSDLNTTAFLYRVIRAEDPDLVVFTGDNIFGADSTDAAKSMDAAIAPAITMNLRWAAVLGNHDQEGTLSREGVMRHLVGMKNTLSRFNPEGVEIDGFGNYNLEVGGVEGTLLANKSVLNLYFLDSGDRSTVWWIPGYGWIKASQQAWFKQTSLSLQKNYRNEEPRQKEPAPALAYFHIPLPEFSSFTASDFTGVKQESISSPSINSGFFTTMVEAGDVKAAFIGHDHINDFCGKLTGIQLCYAGGLGYHAYGKAGWSRRARVVSVQLEKTVSGEWQGVKSIKTWKRLDDQHLTTIDSEVLWNRGSNEPQVI; this is translated from the exons ATGGCCCGCCTCGGCCTCCGGCGCTTTCCGCCGCTGAtgctcctcctcctactcctcttcaccctcgtcgtcgcggaggtggcggcggggaaggggaagaagaggggcgacggcggcggcgggctgcggTTCCGGCGGGAGGGCGGCACGTTCAAGGTGCTGCAGGTGGCGGACATGCACTACGCGGACGGGCGGAGCACCGGGTGCGAGGACGTGCTGCCCGAGCAGGTCGCCGGCTGCTCCGACCTCAACACCACCGCCTTCCTCTACCGCGTCATCCGCGCCGAGGACCCCGACCTCGTCGTCTTCACAG GCGATAACATTTTTGGCGCGGATTCAACCGACGCGGCCAAGTCGATGGACGCGGCCATCGCTCCGGCCATCACCATGAACCTTCGCTGGGCTGCTGTGCTCGGTAACCATGACCAGGAGGGCACCCTGTCGCGGGAGGGTGTGATGCGCCACCTTGTAGGCATGAAGAACACCCTGTCACGCTTCAACCCTGAAGGAGTAGAGATCGACGGCTTCGGAAATTATAACCTCGAAGTTGGTGGGGTTGAAGGAACACTGCTGGCTAACAAATCAGTGCTCAACCTTTATTTTCTCGACAGTGGTGACCGTTCTACTGTATGGTGGATCCCTGGTTATGGTTGGATCAAGGCTTCACAGCAAGCTTGGTTCAAGCAAACCTCTTTGAGTCTGCAG AAAAACTACAGGAATGAAGAACCTAGACAGAAGGAGCCGGCACCTGCTCTTGCATACTTCCACATTCCATTGCCGGAGTTCAGCAGTTTCACAGCATCCGATTTCACAGGAGTGAAGCAGGAGAGTATCAGCTCGCCATCAATCAACTCCGGTTTCTTTACCACGATGGTGGAAGCCGGAGATGTGAAGGCTGCCTTCATAGGACATGATCACATAAATGACTTCTGCGGGAAGCTCACCGGTATTCAGCTCTGCTATGCCGGTGGCTTGGGTTACCACGCGTATGGGAAGGCCGGGTGGTCGAGGAGAGCAAGAGTGGTGTCTGTGCAGCTTGAGAAGACAGTGAGCGGCGAGTGGCAAGGCGTGAAATCTATCAAGACATGGAAGAGGCTTGATGACCAACATCTGACCACGATTGACTCCGAGGTTCTTTGGAACAGAGGCTCTAATG AACCACAAGTTATCTAA
- the LOC123122316 gene encoding chaperone protein ClpD1, chloroplastic, with translation MEVCCCSTSSSLLAGGRFAAPAPAAAYARHRGAAAGGGIRRAAVLALARPPRPATASRPARRGVTRAVFERFTERAVKAVVHSQKEARGLGEGAVAPRHLLLGLVAEDRSAGGFLSSGITVERAREECRGLIGAAAAQKAGGLDTDVPFDGGCRRVFEVAVELSRNMGCSFISPEHLAIALFTLDDPTTNNLLRSLGADPSQLASVAVTRLHEELAKDGRDLAGASSLKVPEKAPAGAGAGRSAFSKSLSKKKDKGALDQFCLDLTTQASGGFIDPIIGREEEIERVVQIICRRTKNNPILLGEAGVGKTAIAEGLALRIANGDVPIFLVAKRIMSLDIGLLIAGAKERGELESRITSLIREVREAGDVILFIDEVHNLVGSGTAGKGKGAGLDISNLLKPPLARGELQCIAATTLDEHRMHFEKDKALNRRFQPVFVDEPSQEDAVKILLGLRENYETYHKCKFTLEAINAAVYLSARYIPDRQLPDKAIDLIDEAGSRARIESYQKKKEGQSSVLLKEPDEYWQEIKAVQAMHEVVLSNKMKYSPNENKQQNASVNTEGPHQDKAESTIEEPIVVGTEEIARVASLWSGIPVQQLTADDKKILVGLDDELRKRVIGQDDAVAAISRAVKRSRVGLSDPDRPIATMLFCGPTGVGKTELTKALAASYFGSESAMLRLDMSEYMERHTVSKLIGSPPGYIGYGETGTLTEAVRRKPFTVVLLDEIEKAHPDIFNILLQIFEDGHLADSQGRRVSFKNTLIVMTSNVGSTSISNGRRSMGFSTDDTESSRYVAVKSLVMEELKGFFRPELLNRIDETVVFRPLEQTQMLAILDILLEELKGKLLAVGIGLEVSDAMKELICREGYDKNYGARPLRRAITQLMEDVISEAILFGEYKPGDTILVDTDSKGKPCLSRLNQPPTVQVSDSTRTF, from the exons ATGGAGGTGTGCTGCTGCTCCACCTCGTCCTCCCTCCTCGCCGGGGGCCGCTtcgccgcgccggcgccggcggccgcgTACGCGCGgcaccggggcgcggcggcgggaggagggatCCGCAGGGCGGCCGTGCTGGCGCTGGCGCGCCCGCCGCGCCCGGCCACGGCCTCGCGGCCCGCGCGCCGCGGGGTGACCCGGGCCGTCTTCGAGCGCTTCACGGAGCGGGCCGTCAAGGCGGTGGTGCACTCCCAGAAGGAGGCCCGGGGGCTCGGGGAGGGCGCCGTGGCGCCGCGCCACCTGCTGCTCGGCCTCGTCGCCGAGGACCGCTCCGCCGGGGGCTTCCTCTCCTCCGGGATCACCGTCGAGCGCGCGCGCGAGGAGTGCCGGGGCCtcatcggcgccgccgccgcccagaagGCGGGCGGGCTCGACACCGACGTGCCCTTCGACGGGGGCTGCAGGCGCGTCTTCGAGGTCGCCGTCGAGCTGTCCAGGAACATGGGCTGCAGCTTCATCTCCCCCGAGCACCTCGCCATCGCGCTCTTCACGCTCGACGATCCCACCACCAACAATCTCCTCAGAAG CTTGGGAGCGGATCCGAGTCAGCTAGCGTCAGTTGCAGTCACCCGACTCCATGAAGAGCTTGCAAAAGATGGCAGAGATCTCGCAGGAGCATCTTCTCTCAAAGTGCCCGAGAAAGCACCCGCTGGAGCTGGAGCTGGAAGATCTGCCTTCAGCAAATCCTTGAGTAAAAAGAAAG ATAAAGGTGCGTTGGATCAGTTTTGTCTAGATTTGACCACACAAGCCAGTGGAGGGTTTATTGACCCTATTATTGGCCGTGAGGAGGAGATTGAAAGGGTGGTTCAGATAATATGCCGGCGAACAAAGAACAATCCCATCCTTTTGGGTGAGGCTGGTGTTGGTAAAACCGCGATCGCCGAAGGTTTGGCTCTTCGGATTGCAAATGGAGATGTCCCCATTTTCCTCGTG GCAAAGCGTATAATGTCACTAGACATTGGCCTGCTTATTGCTGGCGCAAAAGAGAGGGGCGAACTGGAGTCCAGGATCACTAGTTTAATTCGTGAAGTCCGTGAAGCAG GTGATGTTATTCTTTTCATCGATGAGGTTCACAATCTTGTTGGATCTGGAACTGCTGGAAAGGGTAAGGGTGCTGGCCTTGATATTAGCAATCTACTGAAGCCCCCGCTTGCCAGAGGTGAACTGCAG TGCATTGCAGCTACAACTTTAGATGAGCACCGGATGCATTTTGAGAAGGATAAGGCTTTGAACCGCAGGTTCCAGCCAGTATTTGTAGATGAGCCTAGCCAG GAAGATGCTGTGAAAATATTACTTGGTCTCCGTGAGAATTATGAAACTTATCATAAATGCAAATTCACTCTAGAAGCCATCAATGCAGCAGTTTATTTGTCAGCAAGATATATCCCAGACAGACAGCTTCCTGATAAGGCTATTGATCTTATTGACGAAGCTGGCAGTAGAGCTCGAATTGAATCATATCAAAAGAAGAAGGAGGGACAGTCTTCCGTTCTCTTAAAGGAGCCGGATGAATACTGGCAGGAGATAAAAGCTGTCCAGGCCATGCATGAAGTG GTGTTATCTAACAAGATGAAATATTCTCCGAATGAGAATAAGCAACAGAATGCGAGTGTTAACACTGAAGGGCCACATCAGGATAAGGCTGAGTCAACAATTGAGGA GCCTATTGTAGTTGGAACAGAAGAAATTGCAAGAGTCGCCTCATTATGGTCGGGTATTCCAGTCCAGCAGCTGACTGCTGATGATAAAAAGATCTTAGTAGGACTGGATGATGAGCTTAGAAAGCGTGTTATTGGTCAAGATGACGCTGTTGCGGCGATATCGCGGGCAGTGAAGAGATCACGTGTAGGCCTCAGTGACCCTGACAGACCTATAGCTACGATGCTCTTTTGTGGTCCTACAGGGGTTGGTAAAACCGAGCTTACCAAAGCTCTTGCGGCGAGCTACTTTGGATCG GAATCTGCTATGCTTAGACTAGACATGAGTGAATACATGGAGAGGCACACAGTGAGCAAACTGATAGGCTCTCCTCCAGGGTACATTGGATATGGTGAAACTGGTACTTTGACAGAAGCAGTCAGGAGAAAACCATTCACCGTGGTACTGCTTGATGAGATAGAGAAAGCTCACCCTGATATTTTCAATATCCTTCTCCAAATTTTTGAAGACGGTCATCTGGCAGACTCACAG GGTCGCAGAGTTTCGTTCAAGAATACATTGATTGTCATGACATCAAACGTTGGTTCTACATCAATTTCAAACGGACGACGGAGCATGGGTTTCTCAACAGATGACACCGAATCAAGCCGATATGTCGCGGTGAAATCCCTCGTGATGGAAGAGCTGAAGGGATTCTTCCGTCCAGAATTGCTCAACAGAATCGATGAGACGGTTGTGTTCCGTCCTCTGGAACAGACTCAG ATGCTAGCAATTCTCGATATCCTCCTAGAGGAACTGAAGGGTAAGCTCTTGGCCGTCGGGATCGGCCTGGAGGTCTCCGACGCGATGAAGGAGCTGATCTGCCGAGAAGGCTACGACAAGAACTACGGCGCGCGGCCGCTGAGGAGAGCCATCACCCAACTGATGGAGGATGTCATCAGCGAAGCGATTCTTTTCGGCGAGTACAAGCCTGGCGACACGATACTGGTGGACACCGACAGCAAGGGGAAGCCTTGCTTGAGTCGTCTGAACCAACCACCGACCGTCCAAGTGTCTGACTCAACACGGACATTCTGA